The sequence below is a genomic window from Streptosporangium lutulentum.
CGCTGGAGGCGGTCGGGCTCGCCGACGCCGCCGACCGGATGGCGAGTACGTACTCCGGTGGCATGGTGCGTCGTCTCGAACTCGCCCAGGCACTGATCAGCGCGCCGCGCCTGCTGATGCTCGACGAGCCCACGATCGGGCTGGACCCCATCGCCCGCACCAGCGTGTGGGAGCACATCACCGCGGTGCGGGCCGCCACCGGGATGACGGTCCTGGTCACCACGCACTACATGGACGAGGCCGAGCAGTACTGCGACCGGGTCGCGCTGATGCACCAGGGACGCATCCGGGCACTCGGTACGCCCGAGCAACTGGTGGCCGAGCTGCGCGCCCGCCGCGACGACGGCTCGACGCCGACGCTGGAGGACGTCTTCCGGGACGTCGCGGGCAGCGGTCTCGACGAAGAAGGAGGGGAGTTCCGCGATGTCCAACGTACCCGCAGGACCGCGTCCCGCGTTGGCTGACAACCCCGGCGACCTGGGACTCGATCTGTTGCTGATCCCGCCGCGCGCCCGCGCGGGGTGGCGCGTGCTGCCCGCCAGGGTCGCCGCGATGTGCGTGGTGGAGCTG
It includes:
- a CDS encoding ABC transporter ATP-binding protein, which translates into the protein MSDDARTAADPGTTTGGAVEDAVTCGDLRYSFGQVKAVDGLDLSVASGEIFGLLGPNGAGKSTVIRCVTTLLPVPPGMVRVFGHDAARERMAVRRLLGYVPQQLSADASLTGRENVALFARLFDVSRRERSARVAEALEAVGLADAADRMASTYSGGMVRRLELAQALISAPRLLMLDEPTIGLDPIARTSVWEHITAVRAATGMTVLVTTHYMDEAEQYCDRVALMHQGRIRALGTPEQLVAELRARRDDGSTPTLEDVFRDVAGSGLDEEGGEFRDVQRTRRTASRVG